Genomic DNA from Desulfovibrio sp.:
GCGATGAAGAACTCATGGAAAAGTATCTGGAAGAAGGTATTCTTTCAGAAGATGACCTCAAAACAGGCCTGCGCTCGGGTGTGCTCAAGGGTGAGCTTACGCCGGTGCTGGCCTGCTCGGCCCTTGAAAACAAGGGCGGCGAATCCGTGCTGGTCGCCATTGAAGCCCTGCTGCCCTCGCCCCTTGATCGCCCGCCCTTTGCGGGCCGCGATGGCGCAGAACGCGCCGCTGCCCCGGATGGGCCGGTGGCCTGCTTTGTTTTCAAAACCTTGGCCGATCCTTTTTCGGGGCAGCTTTCCCTTTTGCGGGTTCTTTCCGGCACCATCAACGGAGACGCCACGCTGAAAAACTCCCGCACGGAAGAAAACGAACGTCTCGGCAACCTGTTGTACATTCAGGGCAAAACGCAGACCCCCTGCAAGGAGCCCATTGGCCCCGGCGCCATCGTGGCCGTTGCCAAGCTCAAGAACACCCGCACGGGCGACACCCTCTGCGATGAAAAAGCCCCCTTTGCCCTGCAAATGCCCACCTTGCCCCCGCAGCTCATCACCTATGCCCTCGCCCCCAAGGAAAAAGGCGAGGAAGACAAGGTCTACGCCGCCATGCAGCGGCTGCTGGACGAAGACATCACCCTTCGTCTGGGGCGCGATGAAGAAACCGGCGACATTCTGCTTTCCGGCATGGGCCAGTTGCATATCGAGCTTTCGGTCGAAAAGGCCAAGCGCCGCTTCAAGGTGGATATCATCCTCAAAACGCCCAAGGTTCCCTACCGCGAAACCGTGCGCGGCAAATGCCAGGTGCAGGGCCGCCACAAAAAACAGTCCGGCGGGCGTGGGCAGTTTGGCGACTGCTGGATCGAGATGGAGGGCCTGCCGCGCGGTTCCGGCTATGTGTTTGAAGACGCCATCGTGGGTGGCGTTATCCCCCGCCAGTATGTTCCCGCCATCGACAAGGGCGTTCAGGAAGCCGCCGCGCGCGGGTTTCTGGCCGGATGCCAGGTGGTGGACTTCCGCGTCAAGGTCTACGATGGCAGCTACCACACGGTAGACTCGTCAGAAATGGCCTTCAAGGTGGCTGGCTCCATTGCTTTCAAAAAAGCCATGGAAGGCCTCAAACCCGTGCTGCTCGAACCCATTGTGCTGCTCACTGTTTCCGTGCCCGATGAAAGCATGGGCGATGTCATCGGCGACCTCTCCTCCCGCCGTGGCAAGGTGCTGGGTTCTGATTCACAGGGCGGCAGCACGGAAATCAAGGCCCATGTACCCATGAGCGAAGTGCTGCGCTACGCGCCCGACCTGCGCTCCATGACCGGCGGGCAGGGATTCTTCACCATGGAATTTGCCCATTATGAAGAAGCTCCGCAACCCGTGGCGGAAAAGGTCATTGCCGAGCACCAGAAGCACAAGGCTGCCGAATAACCACTGAGGTGGGGCAGACCACCTTTTCCTTTTATTATAGATGACAAACCGGCTGTTTTCTGTAAAACAGCCGGTTTGCGCGTCTTTGCCGCAAGCAACGGAATACGGAAAATCATGGAACGCCCGCTCACAATACTCTGCACGCCCTTGCCCGCTGGCTCCAGTAAAGAGCTGGAAGGCTGGCGCTGTGCGCTTGAAGCGGTGCTGGAACCGTGGCTGGACGAGAGGCAGCTTGCCCACGTGCACCGCTTTGGCCGCTCGCCCAACGGGCAGGCCGAGACGCCGGAGACGCAACAGGTCGTGCTGCGGACGGCTCTGTCGCGCCTGTTTGCGCGAGCCCAACTGGTGACGCATGCCGCGCAGCAGACCATGGCGGCAAATTCACCCCTCGCAAGGCCGCTGCCGCAACTGGGCATGGATACTCAGGGCCGCCCCCAGTTCCCCGGTTGGCATGCGGCCTTCAGCCACAGCGGCGAGGCAGCCTTTTGCGCCCTTTGCCCAGCCCCGGCAGGAGCCGCCGTACCCCCTCATGCACTAGATGCGGAGTCGTTGCTTTCCCCGCCGCCAGCCCCCAATGCCTTTGCCCCGGCAGAACTGCCACGGCGCAAAAACGGCCTTTCGCAACAGGGCATCGACCGCGAAGCACTGCGTCGCTGGACAATCAAGGAGGCCCTGCTCAAAGCCTCCGGTCTGGGGCTGGGCATGGATCCCGCCAGGGTTCCCACAGGCGTTTTTGGGCAACGGGCCGGAATCTGGCACGGGCCAATGGATATATTTTACTGGTGCAGCCTGCCCTGCCCCGGCCACTGGCTTTGTCTGGCACAACAGGTGAGCGCAAAAGCAGACTTTCAACCAGAAATTTTACGGCCACTGGTGCTCCGCCAGAGCCCGACCAGCCTGCTGCGCGCCCTTTCCGCCCCACGCCCGCGCGGCTGATCGACCCGACAGACATTTCCTTGCAAGGCGAACGTTTTTACGGCACTCTCCGCCCATGCCGCGTTTTCACCTTGTCACGCTTTTTCCCGAATTTTTCGAGTCGCCCCTGTCCACCGCCCTCATGGGCCGTGCGCGGGAGGCTGGCATTGTGG
This window encodes:
- a CDS encoding 4'-phosphopantetheinyl transferase family protein: MERPLTILCTPLPAGSSKELEGWRCALEAVLEPWLDERQLAHVHRFGRSPNGQAETPETQQVVLRTALSRLFARAQLVTHAAQQTMAANSPLARPLPQLGMDTQGRPQFPGWHAAFSHSGEAAFCALCPAPAGAAVPPHALDAESLLSPPPAPNAFAPAELPRRKNGLSQQGIDREALRRWTIKEALLKASGLGLGMDPARVPTGVFGQRAGIWHGPMDIFYWCSLPCPGHWLCLAQQVSAKADFQPEILRPLVLRQSPTSLLRALSAPRPRG
- a CDS encoding elongation factor G produces the protein MPTPLEMQRTFAIVGTGGCGKTSLAEMLLYKAGAVNRLGAVEDGTTCLDYEPEETRRRGSVQPSCATYLWNKNRHFLLDIPGDGNFTGDMECLLKGVDSVVFVLDAVDGVRPLAKKFWNLVRAAGLPSIIVVNKVDRDRADFQMALDGLSGLNVKPVVLQLPIRQGESFVGVADVLTGKARMFGENGAAAEAEIPAALADDVSLLRDVTVENIAESDEELMEKYLEEGILSEDDLKTGLRSGVLKGELTPVLACSALENKGGESVLVAIEALLPSPLDRPPFAGRDGAERAAAPDGPVACFVFKTLADPFSGQLSLLRVLSGTINGDATLKNSRTEENERLGNLLYIQGKTQTPCKEPIGPGAIVAVAKLKNTRTGDTLCDEKAPFALQMPTLPPQLITYALAPKEKGEEDKVYAAMQRLLDEDITLRLGRDEETGDILLSGMGQLHIELSVEKAKRRFKVDIILKTPKVPYRETVRGKCQVQGRHKKQSGGRGQFGDCWIEMEGLPRGSGYVFEDAIVGGVIPRQYVPAIDKGVQEAAARGFLAGCQVVDFRVKVYDGSYHTVDSSEMAFKVAGSIAFKKAMEGLKPVLLEPIVLLTVSVPDESMGDVIGDLSSRRGKVLGSDSQGGSTEIKAHVPMSEVLRYAPDLRSMTGGQGFFTMEFAHYEEAPQPVAEKVIAEHQKHKAAE